TGTGGATGAAGCCCTGGGTAGGCCCTGTTACTCTTCCAACCATTCAGAGCGCAACATTCCTCTGGTCACTTTCAGTCACAACAAAAGTGTTAGTTCTGTGGTTAAATGCCCAGCCCAGTGTCCCAACCACATAAATCCATACTTTCAATCAAAGCAAAACAACCCCTTCCCTCAACTTAAGCTATTTTAGGTCTAGAATCCTACAGTATGGAAAAGGGACATAATCCACTTTATCTCCCCTTCCTTACTGCGCATTTCTCCCTTCCCGTTCAATGgactgcctctggctctttgGGAGCTTGTGAGAAgggtgaggggaggaaggggcaggtgtACCCTGGTGTCAGTGCCCTCTGCCCGTGACTATTGCTCACGATCAAGTCTTTACttgtgggtttttcaaagataACATCACTGAGGCTTCTGACTGCTATTCCCTTCTCCAGCAGGCTGTTTATCATGCCCCTCTAGCTTCCACACACAACTGTATGTGGCCAGCTCTTTTCTCCAAGGCTGCCCTTATCCTAACAGGAATCCTGTAGCAATGGAGTCCTCTCCTAAGTGACCCAACCCAGTAGTCATTTGTGGGGTTCATTCCTGGCCCATAGACACAAGggtatttgtctgtttctttaaataaacttattttatcaTCTGCTCTAAATATAGTTTAAATATGTAACTCATTCAGCTTGTAGAAAATGCATATGAAATGGGCAAAGCCAGTCCTCACTGTCACACCAATCAGCCAAGTCAGATTTGCTTTCTGTCAGGAAgaattgtgatttcatttttcatacCAGATAAATCTATTAATATGCATCCTGTGACCACCTTCTCACTCCTAAAATTCTactagagagagtgtgtgtgagcatgcaGAAAGGCTTGATGTCTCACCTGGGTGAAACGAAGCACCCAGACGTCACCATTTCCACCCACTGAAGTTCTCTTCACTTTGCTCTCACTGGGCTCTCTCTCAGGAGTGATGTATTTGACAATTTTTCAGGGGATGGAAGCAACGAGGTGGTAAAATTAAAATTGTCATCACTTCTGCCCCTTCACTGtatgaaaaatgtaaattcaCAGCATCTCAACATCTGTCAAAACACTTTTTCCTAATGCCAAGCTTTACCCTGAAAGAAATGTGTTTAATACAGGGAAAAGCACAAAGCCCTGTCATGTATTTATGGTTTCTTGATCATTGGTGGCTTCACTGACATCAGTAATTCTAGCCACCTCCTTTTTCAGTGCCTCATAGTAAGACTGTGGTTGGGTAAGAGATCTGGCTTTTGTAGCTGGGGAGAAGAGGGATTAGAAACAAGAAACTGGGAatatagagagagcacaacacTCTGTTTCAGGCTTCTCCAAGGCAGTggaatcttaaagattttatttatttactttagagagagctagagagcatgagtggggagaaggaacTGAGgtacaggaagagagagaatcccaagcagactccccgctgggcataGAGTCTGAcaggggggctcaatcccaggaccccgagatcaggacctgagccaaataaGAACCGGACACTTAAaggcctgagctacccaggcaccccgaggtaGCAGAGTTTTAGAGAACTGTGCAGTTGCTAATAGAAGATCTGAAATTGGCTCTCTTAAAGCCATCTGCCTGTGCCCTCAGAAAGTCTGTGCTTGTCTCCAGGGCAACATGCACCTATTTGGAGACTGCTGGGGTAGTTTGTGCCTTACCATGTGCCAGTGTGTTGCCCCCATGGCTGTGCCTTTGTAGGCTCTTCCTCCATTAAGTCAGAATGAATTTCACTTTATATCCGGTTCCCAGGGAGTTTGGATTTGAAATTATTATTCAGTAAGTGTTTTCATCCCTCACTATATTTGTAAAGAACAACCTTGATCAGAGCTTGAATTTTCTTAACTTTGATGAGTATACCAGAAAGGTTGTTTCCCAATTCAACTGACTAACAATTGATAATAAAATTTGCAGGAATGAAGGCAAAAATATGTCTAAGACCTAGGTGTTCTTCATCTGGAAAGCTCTAAAATGACCAAAATGGCAGTAGTTTTgctaaattctctttttttcttattatccaGTTAAATAACTCTTGAATATGCTTTTCTAAGTTTGTCCTTTATTAACAtttgctgttattattaatactgctattaataatattttgaacTCTTGAGTCTGtcagaaataatattaataaggAGACATTGTCTTTCTGTAAGATATCTACCTCAATTGAGGTAGACATTATCATGCTCAGAGCTGAGTCTGAATATTTGTAGATTGACAATACTTTGAATCTCAATTTCTTATTCATCTCAGATCTTAAAGCTatcagttacatttctaaaaTCTTTGCAAACAACCTGATCATTCCAATCTGGAATAGCTGTAACAAAATACAAGCTTTCACTACTATCAATTGAGAGATATCTGATGCCTTGCCAAAATTTGTCTCTTCAACAATTGAGGAAGCAAAATAATGTAACGTTAAACTAGCTGGCATGcaagtacaaaatatttttttcatacaaTACTTTGGTTGTTGTATTTGTAGTGTATTCTCCACCTGGAAAGCAACGTTCTTCATCTGGACTCTATGCATACATACTCTGGTCAAAGAGCATAGCTCTCTTTTACCAAATTGAAAAAAAGTTGtgggagattaaaaaataaaataaaataaagaggttaTTGCCCtcaattccattttaaaatagaaaagaaagtataaaactATTAAGAATgtaaggaatgaaggaaaaatgacacttcacaacaaaagaacaatcaaaaatatttctcatttgaAATATGTCCCCACAGTAAATATGTAAGGATCTGAAAAATGCAGCATTACAATAGTAGTTAGCTGCTTTCTTTCGATGCTGATTCTGGTTCCTCTAACTGAATTGTTCTTGTATTAAAGATTAAGTATGACTTCTTATATGAAAAAGAACATGTCTGCTGTTTGGAAGAGTGGGCCAGCCCTGCACACCAGAAAATCTATACTACCTTCATCCTTGtcatcctcttcctcctgcctctttTGCTGATGCTTATCCTGTATAGTAAAATCGGCTATGAACTTTGGATAAAGAAAAGAGTGGGGGATTGCTCAGTGCTTCGAACTATTCATggaaaagaaatgtcaaaaataacCAGGTCCGTTTAATGAAATATTCACCtctgtttaaaatatttgtaattagtTGTGCTTGAAGGAGCAGGTGCTAGAAATCTCTCAATTCCTGGGAAATTTAGCCAAAGTGCCATTTGTAATTCATGTTTAGGACATGGGCTGACTTTAAACTTTGGAGATTTTAGGTATGGCAGGAgtttagaaaatttggaaaagtgTTACATTTTCATCTCCATGTCAGCATAACATGGGGGTAAGTGTTGTGGTCTTCTCTACCCCACAACTCACCAGCCACTGGAGTGGACTAAGGCTCCTGCTTTCCTCCTGTGTAGCAGGGAGCTTAATAAAAATCCATCCTCACTTCCTCCTACCCAAAAGTGATGCTCAAATGCATgagatatatatatggaaatcCTTTGGTGGTCAGTGTATGCTATTTactttaaattaatattattgaTATAACACTAAAAGCTTTCTTTTCTGAACATATtcactaataataaaaataaaacaatttactgATATGGCACTTGTAGtccatatgtttattttataatctacGTGGAATGGCtattacaaacaaaaacaaaaaccttctaaGGAGTTTTGTGGTTTGGTGAAATTGTCTCATTTTTCAAGTGTGCAGCGACCTCTGGTGCCCAATTTGTATGAAGCACTCCTCCCTGTCAGCGTGGGTACTGGACTATTGAGCACTTGGGATTTACTGCTGATTTAGCTCTCCCACTTCCTCAGAAGAATGCTCTTCAGTATGAAGGGAATAAGAGCTTAATACTGAAGTTAAGCTGTATAACTTTAAGGCCACTCTACCCCTTACAGTTTAAATACCTTACTGGTCATCCGACTTTACAAGTGACATAAacttctccatgcctcagtttctgcatccaTAAATGGCTTACTGAGAAGATGAATGACATAATCCACACCAAGCATCTAGCCAAGTGCTTGACCTATTATAAGCACACATCATAAAGATGTTTATAATATGAGAAATATAGGGAAATGGGTAAAAGCAATGGGAAAAATGAGCAACAGCCCACAATTAACCTGTCATGAGctttattaatatttgaaaaattatagtGGAGAAATTTAGGCTCAAACTTGAATAACTTTGATATCAATGTGACAAATTTTCCAAGAAGTTAACTAATACAATGTATCCTTATGGGTCCAGGAAGAAGAAGCGAGCTGTCATTATGATGGTGACAGTGGTGGCTCTCTTTGCCGTGTGCTGGGCACCTTTCCACATCGTTCACATGATGATTGAATACAGTGAGTGCTTtccattctcattttatagaagttTTAGTTCATTTCCTGCTAGAATGGATAATGTAATGAATCATAGAAATTTATTGTTATTCACTTGGGTAATCAAATATCAAACATTTTGTGggtttctttcatgttttcaagACCACCAGATCATTACACGGTAGATAATTATGTATGACTTTGaccaaatttttaataattacagaAGATACAGAAACATGTTTGAGTTTCTTTCATGCCATGCCTCCCATTCTCCATAAGCCATTCAGACACTGGAGAAGTGTGACATCCTATGAGTGTTCTCCATTTCGATTAGAATACTGACTTGAACCACATAAATTTAATAACACCTAGGATTTCAGTCAGACCCTCACTGTATTACCTTTGATAATCTGAGACTTAACATAATTCTCAGGTGATGTGTTTCCATAACACAAGCAAATATGTGAATGGTAACTTCTGCTTCCAGTTTATACAAAGCTTAGAATAAAGTAGAAATGCAGTAAGCTCCCTAATATGTGCTGGGCGCCAGGCTGTGCTTGTGAGGCAAGATTCTCTATGAATGAGGACACATCACAgagcttatttttcttctgacatGAGATGGCTCTTCCCAGAATTGTCTTGAGACTTTTACATCTTTATCCACTTGTCAAAGTGTAAGTGGTCAGTAAAGACAGATGATAAACAGAAATTCTATTTTCTGCTCGTTACAACATAATACATTCTAgactattaatttttattttaggtaattttgaaaaggaatatGACGATGTTACAATCAAGATGATTTTTGCCATAGTGCAGATAATTGGATTTTCCAATTCCATCTGTAATCCCATTGTTTATGCATTTCTgaatgaaaacttcaaaaaaaattttttatctgcAGTTTGTTATTGCATAGTAAAAGAAACCTTATCTCCAGCACGAAGGCATGGAAATTCAGGAATTACAATGATGCAGAAGAAAGCAGTGTTGTCCCGGAGACAGAATCCTGTGGAGGAGACCAAAGGAGAAGCATTCAGTGATGGCAACATTGAAGTCAAATTGTGTGAAcaaccaaaggagaaaaaatatctcAAATGACATCTTACCCTGTTCAACTCTGAACTTTCTGAGAATTCTGCTTTAGGCAGCAGACTCTAATTATAACAAGGCCTTCATAATTAGTACCATTCATAGCTTAATCAGaagagaaactttttatttttaattaacacataatgtattatttgctttaggggtACCTGTCTGTGAATCTtgagtcttacacaattcacagcactcaccttagcacatacccttcccaatgttcataacccaaccaccctaactttccctccccacccctctcctccagcaaccctcagattgtttcctgagtttaagagtctcttatggttaattggccacactaatccaaaagaaacaaaagaaagcccaaattcataaaattatgaatgaaaagggagagatcacaactaacgccaaggaagtagaaacaatcatcagaagttattatcaacagttagaTGCCAATGAGCTAAGCAaccagatgaaatggatgcattcctggaaaactataaactcccaaaattgaaccaggaagaaattgacaacctgaatagaccaatatctagtaacgagattgaagcagtgatcaaaaacctccgaaaaaacaagagcccaggaactgatggattccctggggaattctaccaaactttcaaagaagaaataacacctattctcctgaaactgtttcaaaaaattgaagcagaaggaaaatttccagactctttctatgaagccagcattaccttgatccccaaaccaggcaaagaccctaccaaaaaggggaatttcagaccaatatcactgatgaatatggatgctaagattctcaacaagatcctagcaaacaggatccaacagcacattaaaaagattatccaccatgaccaggtgggattcattcctgggctacaaggatggttcaacattcgcaaatcaatcaatgtgatagaaccaattaataagagaagagagaagaaccacatggtcctctcaattgatgcagaaaaagtatttgacaaaatccagcatccattcctgattaaaacgcttcaaagtatagggatagagggaacattcctgaacttcataaaatctatctatgaaagacccacagcaaatatcatcctcaatgggaaaaagcttgtgtccttcccgttgagatcaggaacacgacaaggatgcccactcccaccactcttgttcaacatagtattagaagtcctagcaacagcaatcagacaacagagagaaataaaaggtatccaaattggtaatgaagaagtcaaactctctctctttgcagatgacatgattctttatatggagaacccaaaagactccacccccaaactactagaactcatacagcaattgagcaacgtggcaggatacaaagtcaatgtgcagaaatcagtggctttcttatacactaacaatgaaaatacagaaagggaaattagagaatcgattccatttactatagcaccaagaaccataagatacctaggaataaacctaaccaaagagttaaaggatctgtacttgaggaactacagaacactcatgaaagaaattgaagaagacacaaaaagttgatgttcttggattggaagaataaacattgttaaaatgtctatactgcctagagaaatctatacttttaatgccattccgatcaaaattccaccagtatttttcaaagagctggagcaaataatcctaaaatttgtatggaatcagaagagaccctgaattgccaaggaaatgttgaaaatcaaaaataaaactggggcatcacattacctgatttcaagctttactacaaagctgtgatcaccaagacagcatggtactggcataaaaacagacacatagaccagtggaacagagtccagatatggaccctcaactctatggtcaaataatctttgacaaaacaggaaaaaatatacagtagaaaaaagacagtctcttcaataaatggtgctgggaaaactggacagctatatgtagaagaatgaatctcgaccattctcttacaccgtacacaaagataaactcaaaatggataaaagacctcaatgtgagacaggaatccattagaaccCTAGGCAGTaatcttcgatatcagccacagcaacttctttcaagatatgtctccaaaggcaaaggaaacaaaatcgaagatgaacttttgggacttcttcaagatcaaaagcttctgcacagcaaaggaaacagtcaagaaaacaaagaggcaacccacggaatgggagaagatatttgcaaatgacagtacagacaaaaggttgatatccaggatctataaagaactcctcaaactcaacacatacaaaacaatcatatcaaaaaatgggcagaagatatgaacagacacttctccaatcaagacatacaaatggctatcagacacatgaaaaaatgttcatcatcactagccatcagggagattcaaattaaaactacattgagataccaccttacaccagttagaatggccaaaattaacaagacaggaaacaacatgtgttggagaggatgtggagaaaagggaaccctcctacactgttggtgggaatgcaagttggtgcagcctctttggagaacagtgtggggattcctcaagaaattaaaaatagagcttccctatgaccctgccattgcactactgggtatttaccccaaagatacagatgtggtccatatacactatggagtattatgcctccatcagaaaggatgaatacccaacttttgtagcaacatggacgggactggaagagattatgctgagtgaaataagtcaagcagagagagtcaattatcatatgctttcactaatttgtggagcataacaaatagcatggaggacaaggggagatggagagaagaagggagttgagggaaattggaaggggaggtgaaccatgagagactatggactctaaaaaacaacctgagggtttcgaaggggcaggggttgggaggttgggagaaccaggtggtgggtattagagagggcacggattgcatggagcactgggtgtggtgccaaaacaatgaatactgttacgctgaaaaaaataaattaatttaaaaaaaaaaaagaagagagagtctcttatggtttgtcttcctcccaataccatctggtttcattttttccctccctaccttcCACAACCcctgccctgtctctcaaattcctcatatcagggagatcctatgataattgcctttctctgattgacttacttcacttagcataataccctctagttccatccatgtcattgcaaatggaaagatttggggttttttgataTACATAGCATATATATTACATAGCATATATATATGCTATGCagccattatatatgtatatatatatgtatatatgtatatatatatatatacaccacatcttctttatccatttatctgttgatggacatttaggctctttccatagtttggctattgtggacattgttgctataaacatttgggtgcacgtgccccttcggatcactacatttgtatctttggggtaaatacccagaagtgcgattgctgggttgtagggtaactctattttcagctttttgaggaaactgcatgctgttctccagagtgactgcaccagcttgcatttttaccagcagtgtaggaggattccccctTAGAAGAGAACATTATTTTGAGcgaattttgaagattttttttattcttggaatgataaaaagaagtaaatcatttttttcataaaaatatgacaGACATGAAAGCACAGTTTTGAAAAATTAGTAAACTATCCTAGATCatggatttaagaaaaaaactgtacAGAAATTAATGTTCTTGGGTAGTAGTATTTCCCCGAATGCAGTCCATGTAATacgacttttttaaaaaaaaagatttatttattttagagagagaggtggggtggggcgcagagggagagaatctcaagtggactctcCATTAGGTGAGGAGCCCAGTGGGGAACTCTATCttaggacccatgagatcatgacctgagacaaaagcaaaagtcgggtgcttaaccatctgagtcacccaggcacccttgtaatGTGACTTTCTATGTATTGCTAAATTAgatgagaaaatgatttttagaatttagaaataaatttagaatttagaatttagaaataaatttagaaattactCCTTCTTTCTTAAGTTAATAGCTGAATACAGTAATGTAATTTTCAGTGTAATTTTGGTAATACAGTCTTTTACAAATGACTTCTGTTCAATAATCATAAagtcagagaagaggaagaagctgcAAAATGACAGAAGAATGAGATTAAGAGGCAGATGCCCAGGTTTGAGCTACTCACAGGCCTATCAGCTACCATAGCCTTGATGACCGGCAAGCCACTGAACCACTTTAAGCCTCTGTATTTTCCCTTGTAACCTGGGATGGTGCGTCTTCTGCCTTGCAGGACCACTGCCAGTGCTTTGTATTCTAAAGCAACCTCAAGTTCTGAAGCATGTTCCAGGCCTCCCCATTCTGTTCCCTTTTGCTTCTCGAGAATGGCCCTCAACCCTGTCAAGCTTTCCACCTCTTCCTGGTTGGTAGCTGGATTCCCTCATCAAAAAAAAGGAGATTTCTGTGATCCTCATGTATAGGTTGACTGTAATATACATAAGCTAATCTATCTcagctatttctatttttaaacccCTTATTTTACCAGAGGGATGAAAGACTGATTGTTATGTAAAAGGACCTATTGATGTGGTTAGTAGATGAAAGAAAATCAACTCCAAGACCATGAGATTTTACTGTGCCTGAGACTGACCCTCAGGAGAGCAAGGTCAGGAAGAACAACAGAGTTCCCCATCCCTGACCTAAATCTCACTTCAACTTAACCCCTTTTCTTTCCAGTCTTCTCTTATTACCTTCAAATGTCATGGAACTGGTGACCACATCCCAGGGCCTATCACTTTCCCTTTAACATCTGAGATTCCCAAAGTCCTTTCAGAGCCTCTTGGGTCAAGTGTTTCTTCTGCCTCCAGTTTTCTAGCACTTACTCCTTCTGTCaggaaggacagaaaggaagagaagctcaAGAATTCTCAGGGTATATTACTTGTGAAGCTTTAAGGTTTGGGAACCAGAGAAATCAGGCCATAAGGACCTTTCAAAATATAGGCATTTAACTTTATAGGTGTGTCACTATAaggatgaataaagaaacaaaaatgaagcacTGCATGGTATTAAGAAAAAATGGCAATATAACACAAAATTAACAAGgtcaagagaagaaaactgatgATTTGGTTTGGGCTAAAATGGACTTATGGGTTATGTATGTGCACCTCCTGTTATGACTAGTTACCCTGAGGCAAAACAATAATTGTCACCAAATCATTAAGCCATTAAATATAAATCAGATTCTCTGATTTTGGATATCCTTATTTAATCAGTAAATATCCATCAGACTCTTCCTAAATTTGATGTTCACATGTTCTTAATATAATttaatgatgaatggataaattgaCAGTGTTATTAAACATTTAACTATGAAgattagagattttttaaattcctaaacATTGCAGAACTTGATCTAAAAACATTTAGGTATTAAATTATAATTGAAATAATTACTCTAAAATGTCCAGACATTTTatgaaagactccacccccacaTTGAATTAATgccattctagaaacaaaaatagaacacttttttaaaaattgtcctatAAACATGCAATCTTTTTACTCTGTTTTAAAGGTTTCGAAGAGAAAACTGGTTTAATTCATTATTGAGAAACTGTTACAATTTGTCAAAGCAGCTCTCAGTCCAGTCTGGGCACTGAGTCCTGACTAAGCTGTAACACAGCTGACAAGCCCACAGAGAGTTCACCTTGGATTTGCAAAATCCAAgtcttccttttgctttcctcTGACTTTGCAGCCCCCTTAGTCTCTTAGGCCCTTTGTcctccacccaggcacctgtttttccccctgtttttttttcctttgccttgggcTGTCACTCATTTTATTCCATATGATTTCCCCTTAACTTGTGTTTGAAGTGAGAATTGAAAAGGTGTTTTTTGAATCTGGGAGGCAGGGATGTGGGGGGTTCCAGAAAGCTAGGCATTAAAACCATTCATTAGcatttggtaaaatgtctatgAAGTCAGTGAAAAGATGTGCATTACTGTTCAGGCCTCTAagccttttatttcattatggATCATTATGCCAAAAAGAGctgtgtcttttcttcttctctaccaaaacaaaaacaaaaggtaaaaaaaaaaaaaaaaaaatcacctcttttATCGTAGTTGCTATGGATCAGGACATCAGCATTCTGCATGCTAGTTTGACTAAAGACTAATTTCTAAGcccaaatatgttttaaaaagaagaatggagTTGCAGGGCCCATGCTACCTTGTTTGAAGACCTATTATAAATTACAATAATCAAAAGAGGGTGGCATTGGCTTAAGGATAAACATATAAACAATTGCAAAAGAATAGATACCAGAAGTGGATGTGCATAGATATGGACAACTTATTTTGACCAAGGCAGCAATATTAATGCAATAGACCTTCAAATGTTGAAACAGACCCACCCATGAAAAAGTGTAGACTGCCTACACTCTTTTTCTTAGATGTTGCTCTCATTcacttatttaataatatttttggaGTTCCTGCTATGTGTCAGAACTAGACACCCTATTTCCATTTCAAAATCAAGAAAATCCTTTCTACTCTGAACCACATGAGGCTAAACAGTGTTGGCTGCAAACGAGAGAACAGCGGGAAGAAAGTTACAAAATCACGTGAATCTACATACTTAAAAAACATGCATAGCTTTACGGGCTTATATCTCAGGCCCTTTGCCCTCTTTTTCactcagatttttgttttctagaacTGAGATTATGATTCATCTATGaaagtaaaaaatcagaaagaaacaagataaaaggacataaaaataTTCCAATTTGTATATTTAGAATCCTGAGAAGACAGGACTTAGTGAAATACTGTGCCAATTCCACTGGTTTCTGGTCACCATGTCAGATTCCTGGGCTGTTTCTATGTTTACAAAACTGTGTTAACTCAGGAAAACCTAGA
The DNA window shown above is from Neovison vison isolate M4711 chromosome 11, ASM_NN_V1, whole genome shotgun sequence and carries:
- the QRFPR gene encoding pyroglutamylated RF-amide peptide receptor, giving the protein MQSFNITREQFSRLLRDHNLTREQFIARYGLRPLVYTPELPGRAKLALVLTGVLIFALALFGNSLVVYVVTRSKAMRTVTNIFICSLALSDLLIAFFCIPVTMVQNISDTWRGGAFICKMLPFVQSTAIMTEILTMTCIAVERHQGLVHPFKMKWQYTNRRAFTMLGVVWLVAVIVGSPMWHVQRLEIKYDFLYEKEHVCCLEEWASPAHQKIYTTFILVILFLLPLLLMLILYSKIGYELWIKKRVGDCSVLRTIHGKEMSKITRKKKRAVIMMVTVVALFAVCWAPFHIVHMMIEYSNFEKEYDDVTIKMIFAIVQIIGFSNSICNPIVYAFLNENFKKNFLSAVCYCIVKETLSPARRHGNSGITMMQKKAVLSRRQNPVEETKGEAFSDGNIEVKLCEQPKEKKYLK